The window tctttatatcaGCCTTACTTATTATAGTTATACatctattttttaaattctagaaataaaattatgattttttttcttcatattttaaattatttttaattaaaaagtaATGGTTCGAACATTCCCTTTCTTGGTTTTGAGAAACTGAAGCCAATAATTCTAAAACCGTGATCTGATTATTGTGTGTGAATATATATTGAAGCTAAGCTTTTTTAAATTGACAAAGTTGGAATCCATATTAAAACTTTCTATTATAGAAGTTGGTCCAATATAGTTTTCTTGGAATAgaatctccttttttttcttcatgattttgaaatcaatatggtaaattgatgacattaCAGTCAACAATAACATGAGAATTCTAACTAATTAATAATGTGCGATAAATATTTAACTCGTTTCCTCATAAAGAAAAGAACAGTAAATCGAATTGATAAAAGCAAATtatcttattttcttcttttcctcgAGTCTAATCAATGATCATATGTCGATGATGCGAAATCCTCGTGTTTCGTTGAGAGCGAATAAAATAGAGTAAAGACACAACGTGCATATACAACTACAAAAGTACATCCAATGAGACTTATTGATGGGTGTGTACAAAATTTATCTCAGAGAGCACATGTTTTCCATGGTTCTTCCTATTTTGATGTTAAAGTATATTGATCATCATAAAAATGCTACTCCTTTGACGTGGACCAGAAAAGAGCAACCAGCCAATGAGTGTAGTATCATTGGTTATTGTCATTCTTATATATATGAAACTAGTATTTAACTACTAGAATAAGCTTTTACATAAGTATCATTATCATAACTGTTATTAacacaacaaataaaaataagataagaTTAATACACATACGAGCGTTTATAAGATACAAGCATACTAGTGCCATATCAATCTTATTTGGGATTCTTTAGAATGAAAATTTGTAACGTCACATTCTTACGTCATGACTACATGATGGACGCATAAGATGCATTAGGTTAGGTTGCCAATGCACACAAATATAAATACTACTACAATACACACTTAACGTGAGTTATAATATGACTACATGAACTTTTTTTTTAAGCTATAATTCTTGGATGTCCCTTCGATTGCTTGATCAATCGAATCAGAGAAAGTATAAGATGAATCGCTTAACAGTTGAATAACTTCCAGAAGCTTTTGTTTAGTCCCTTCTTTCATAACACGATCTTCCGTGATATCAAAATAATGCTTCGTGTTTTGAGAAAATAAATCGATAGGTTTCATTTATTCTTATGTTCAATATAGAAAATATGTTTCTTTCCTATTAAAAGCTATAGAAGAATGACCCTAAAGCTATAAACATTGCACTTCTCTATCAATTGACTTGTTCAATAATGCCCTGGATTTAAGTATCCAAAGGTACCTTGAACACCGATAACTATATGAGTTTGATCAGGTAGAATAAATCTTGAAACCTCAAAATCTAATACTTTTGCTACGAAGTGATCATCCAAAAGAATATTCGATAGCTTAATATCTCTGTGTAAAATAGATATCGAAGCAACTGAATGCAAATAAGCAAGTACTCCTATGGTTTCTGCAGCGATCCTCAAACGAGCTTCCCATGACAATGCAGAACTATCATCTAAAGTATGGAGATTGTCCAAAAAAAGCTCCATTTTAGATAAATTCATAGATCAATAAGGGCATTTCGATCTCCAAACAGCATCCAAAAAgctttgccatgtttctatgattaattTGAGAAAGAATTACAACCTCATTGACAAATTGATCTATCTCGCTCTTTTTCATAATTTTTGACTTTTTTTATGGTGACTCCGACAGAATCCCTATGTAAGCTGTTCTGTATCCTCTACGACCGAGACCGAGCACTCGAGTTTCATCAAAATTATTGATTGCCTCTTCTATCTCTTTCAAAGGAAATATCTTTATTCTCTCGGCAACACCGGGAAGAGATTAGTTGTTGTAGTAGTAAATCATAATTTTGACGAAAGTATTTTTCtcttattcttttttgttttcttttctttcatttcctCCCTAGAACGATAAAACTTGTACTCAAGAGCAATAGGCCCACGGAAGTGTCTCGCTCGTTGCCCGAAGAAAATACATAAATAGATTCTGTTTATTTTGTGGAAAGATAGGTTCTATTTattttttaggctccaaaatctGATACTTCTGTGATGAAATGATCACCCAAAAGCATGCTCCACCACTTAATATCTCTGTGTAAAATAGATATAAAAATAACTAAGGTGCAAATAGGCAAGGGCTGTAGAAGTGATGTTGTGAAGTAAAAGTAAGAAGCGCATCAAAGAAATTGAATGTCAAACTTGTGAAGAAGACAGGAGTAATGGGAGAGCAAATTCCACTCACCTTCGCGTCTCTGGTTGTTGCTCTGGCTTGAAGAACGCACAACTCGGATGGTACAGCGGTCAACAAAGTTGATTTGACTTGTCCTATGTACATTCGTAACATGAACTTCATGTTGGTCGGAGCTTGTCTGGGTTCTATTCTAATCGAAATATTAGAATTATAATTGAATCGAAATCGAATTTAGGTGGTTCGATTTTGATATCTGATTTTGGAAAATTAAGATCGATGATTTGGGTTCCAAATCAACTATTTCGATTTCAAAccgtttaaatatttttaaaaataattatatattatatatagtatagtggctaaaatattaaatttaaatcaatgtATATGAGTTTCAGAATGACTTTATGTTTGATTAAAGAATTTCTTTGAAAAGAGCAATTTAGttggattaaaaatattataattttattttttttataacaatCTTGCCTATTATAATTAtacatctatttttaaaattttagaaataaaattattacttttatattttaaattatttttaattaaaaattttgaggttAGAATCGGAACCAAAATAGTCCGAATCAGAACCAAAACTGATGGTTCTGATTtctaatttcgagaaatcaaaacCGATGATTCCGGAATCACGAATCGATCTGGTCAGAGCTGTCCCATTGTGTGTGAATATATATTGATGCTTGGCTTCCTTAATAAATTGACAAAGTTGGCATCCACTATTAAAACTTTCTATTGTAGAAGTTGGTCCGTTACATTTTTCTTGGAACAGAGTCTCCTTCGTGATTTTGACCTCAATATGGGAAATTGGTGCCATTACAGTTAACAATAACATGACAATTTTAACTAATTTTAACACGACTAATATCTAATTCGTTTCTGCTGAAGAAAAGAATAGGATATCGAACTAATAAAAATAACGGGTCATATTTCTTTGCTTTTCTCTAGTCTAATCATTTTTAACTAATGTGTATTCGTTTTTGTCTCATATGTCGATGATGTAAAATCCTCATGCGTCGTTGAGAGTCGAACAAAACAGAGCAAATACACAATACGTATCTACAGCAACAAAAGTATATCCAGATAGCAATATACGATTGAATCCATTTATATCCtaccaatgagatttcttatgggtGTACGTGAAGGTTATCTAAGAAAGaatatgtttttcattgattctccATATTTTGATGTGGAAGTATAGTGATCATCATAAAGATGCTACTCCTTTGGTGTGGATCAGAAAAGAGCAACCAATATCGATAAGTGACAGATAATCAGTTATTGTCATTCTTATATCTATAAAACTAGTATTCAACTAATAAGTATTTCATAAGAAGCATCATCATAACCGTCGTTAACACTACaaattcaaacaaaaaaaattaacttaGGCCATTAAGCAAATAAGATGTATACATAATATGATCAGATACATATACTTGATAACATATACGAGCGTTTATAAGATACAAGCATGTTAGTGCCAATACAAGTCCTTAACAATCCTACTTGTTATTTGGCTACATAATGTTCTCACATGATTACCACATGACATAATGACCCATACATTAGATGCGTTAGGTTTATATTGTCAATACACACAAATATAAATATTAGTATAGTACACACTCACCGTGGGTTATAATATGACCACATGAATTCTTTTTCTAAACTGTAATTCCTGGATGTCCCTTCGATTGCTTGGTCAACTGAATCAGAAAAAGTATAAGATGAATCGCTCAACATGTACTCAGTTTCTTCATTACCTTTTGTAATATAACATCCTCCATTCTTTCTAATCCTTCTTAGACTTTGTAGTTTATACTCTATTTCTTTCATTGTAGGCCTTTCGCTTCCTTTAAACTTCAAGCACATTGCTACCAGTTGAATAACTTCCACAAGCTCTTGTTTAGTCCCTTCTTTCATAACACGATCTTCCACGAGATCAAAATAGCGCTTATCTTTTAGTGTTTGGAGAAAATACATTGACAGGTTCTGTTTATTCTCATGTTCAATTGAGAAAATAGGTTTCTTTCCTGTTAAAAGCTCCAGAAGAATAACCCCAAAGCTATAAACATCGCTCTTTTCTGTCAATTGACTTGTTTGATAATACTCTGGATCCAAGTATCCAAAGGTCCCTTGAATACCGGTGACTATATGAGTTTGATCAAGTGGAATAAATCTTGAAGCCCCAAAATCTGATACTTTTGCTATGAAGTGATCATCCAAGAGAATATTCGATGACTTAACATCTCTGTGTAAAATAGATATTGAAGCAGCCGAGTGCAAATAAGCAAGTGCTCCTGCGGTTTCTGCAGCGATCCTCAGACGAGCTTCCCATGACAATGCAGAACTACCCTCTGAAGTATGGAGATGGTCCGAAAGAGCTCCGTTTGAGATAAATTCATAGATCAATAAGGGCACTTCGGTCTCCAAGCAGCATCCAAAAAGCTTTACCACGTTTCTATGATTAATTTGAGAAAGAATTGCAACCTCATTGACGAATTGATCTATCTCGCTCTTCTTCACAATCTTTGACTTTTTTATAGCGACTACGCGTTGATCCGACAAAATCCCTTTGTAAACTGTTCCATGACCTCCACGACCGAGCACTCGAGTTTCATCAAAATTATTAGTTGCCTTTTCTATCTCTTCCAGAGGAAATATCTTTGTTCTCTCAGCAACATCTTCACGCGAAGAGATAAGTTGTTGTAGCAGTAAACCATGATTCTGACGAAAGTATTTTTCTCTaattctcttttgttttcttttcttccatttcCTCCGTAGGATGATCAAACTCGTACTCAACAGCAATAGGCCCACGCCATTACTCACGCCGATAATGACACCTGTAAATACCGAGTTTTCTATTCTCACATTGCAGCCTGTGTACATTATTTTTTGTGCATGTTTTGGTTCTTGATTTCTATTTGCTcaatcatatgtatatatactttgATTTATATCAGACGTACTAATATTCCTATTGCATCTTTATAAACCAATAAGTTTGGAGGACTTACCTAATAGAACAGTCTGTTTTTTGTCGGGGATGCATGCTCGTTTAGGATCACCAGTTGTCCCTCGTGGACATGTGCAGTTGTAACTGCCGATCGTGTTCTTACAAACCCCATTGCAGGCGTATTTGTCGGGGAATTTACACTCATCGATATCTGACAAATCATCAAAAAGAAAATTGGTAGCTATATCTCACGTTTACATAGTTTATTTTTTCTGAGGTGCACACTGACGATTAAATATTAGTTATTAGTTTTTGACGTCAATTAACATTTAAGAGAGAGGTAAATGAATCAAGTACCTGTGCATCCATTAGGAAGGTATGGATTTCCTTCGTAACCTTTGGAGCAATTGCAACGGTACCCCAAGATATTTTGACCATCTCTTGTTGTGGTGTTAATGTCCACACATGAGCTGTGTTCATCGACACATGCAAACATCGTTCTATTGCTTTGAACATCCTTGCAAAGCTGATTCTCAATGACCCAACTAACAATGGGCTGCTCGTCAACGAAAGTGAAAGGTGTAGTTGCATAGGTATAGCTGTCGGCCTCATTGTATTTATACTCAACTTCTAATTGCCCTTTCTCCAACGATATATCGTGCACTATGAAATACTTCCGGAAGAGAAGAGTGGAAGGAATTGACGTGTGGTTGCACGTTAGAGCAAATAACTGGTCTCTGTAACACCTTTCTTTTAGCCCGAATGGAAAAGGGATGTCAACACTCCCACATTTTGTTGGACAGCCCTTCACCGGATGTAGAGTAAAATTTGTTTCTGTTGATATGATGAAGCAGGTCAGCAGCAGAAGTTGTCGTAAGCTTACCGTGTTTTTGGTTATCGGATGGACAAAAGGAGCTGTAAGATTGACTTATATCTAAAAAATCAGAATTGTAAGCCAAGCATTGAGAATAAGTGAGTAGCGATCATAAAATCCCGAAGGCGTAGGATTGTAGATACGGCGACCAAACTTTCTCCTGTGTTATTGTGGAGATGGATAAGACAAATGGACTTGGGATCTAATGTATGTTGTACCATTTAATTATCTAATGAACATGGGATTCAAGCCATTACATGACTTATGACTCTTCTACTATGTAACAATCTTATCTAATAGTGAGATGGATGTCTGCACAAGTAAACATCCCTTTTACCAGTTtgattgtaaaaaaaaagaaactattaTCAAGCATAACAGAGAACCACGAAGAATATTTAAACTTATCATGCGTGTACCATATTTAATCACTTCTACTGCAGATCATGCTTATCTAATCGAGCTCACACAAAGAGAGATAAGAAGGAATATTACCTTGACAGCCATTTGATAGGTATGGATTGCCTTCATGATTAAAAGAGCATCGACAGAAGTACCCAAAATTATAATCAGTGTCGTTATAATAATTAATGACATCATAACAGTCGCTATTGGGACTGATGCAGGCATAAGTTTTCATATTCTTCTTGGCCTCTTCACAGGTAGGATAGTCTTTGATGTACCATGATAGGACAGTCTCCACTTCCGAGCTGCTGCCTTTCATTATTCCTTGGAGATCATCTGTGGTAGCATTGTAATCATTGTACACGAAAACTTTGATACTGGAAGCATTAAGAAAATGAAGGTCACTCTGATTGAGTCGCGTTAATCGAACCTCCAATGAAGTACTATTCCAATCATATAAATCAAGTGTGCACTGACTGTTGTCATTGGAAGTGCATCTAGTTGTGCAAGTATCGATAGTCCTATTAGTAGTGGGATCCACTAGGTCGGCAATGACGCTGCAACCCGACACATACAAAAGATTATATGTATATCTTGCGTAAGAATTCTGCATATCCAATGATTTTAAAGAGTAAGGCCAATTCTGAAGATCAATTAAAGTAACATTAATGAactcctcatccacatccatggtGATAATGGGTGTCATGACGCTCACAGTCCCATTATCCAAAACGATTCTAGTGATTTCGAGTTTTCCATCACCCAAGAAGAGCCTTGGAGGTTGGTTGGTATTGTTCGTGCAAGTAAGATTAAGGCCCGGACGATAACAACCATTGCCTATCCCGAAAGGGTACTCGATGCTGACATTACCGCATCTTTTTGTGCAATTGGAAGGTACAGTGAAAGGTTCCTTTGTCGATGCGCTTTCTACAATTGTTAAACCCATTGAACTCAAtgtcagcagcagcaacaacagctcCACCCACCacatcctttctctctctctctctctctctctctcagactaACCTTTCCCTCTTCCAGCTGCCTCCGTCCTGTTCGATAAAGCGGGATTCCTGCAGGTCAGAGAGTAACTTGAATCGGCGACATGGACAATATATAAAACACTCTACGGTAACACCAAAAACGCAGCTACAGGAGAAGCTATATATGATAATTAACAGTAGCAAAATTCCCAATCATGATACGACCGAGGTTGTCTGCATATTTCTAGATACAGCCCAAGATATGgaggatctctagaataagaagAAAATTCGTTTGATCATATGCATCCGTTTTGCATCGATGTTACTAAGCAAAACCAAGAAGCGCAACAAAGAAATTAAATGTAAAGCTTGTGAAGAAGACCGGAGTAATGGGAGAGCAAATTCCACTCACCTTCGCGTCTCTGGTTGTTGCTCTATCTTGAAGGACACCTGCAATAGGGAGTTAGGTCGTTGATATAGATGATGTGCTCGAAACAATTGCTGGAGTTATAATTAACCACGCTTGCAGATGGAGATGGCAAGTCAATCAACAAAGTTGACTAGACTTGTAGTGTGTACTGCTTACTACCTCTTTGAACTCGTCAGAACTGTTCCATCGGCCACCAATTATGATGCAATACATCTTTTTTTCTCCAAACGACAAAGTTGGGAGTAATCATTCCCACTTCCAAAGGCTCGGGAAATCTAATTCCATTGTCCATCGTACAAAAACAATATCCGGGTCGATCTCGATGCTAcggtgaaaaagaaaataaaatgaacAACCCGCTACTGCATGCAAATATGTCTACTTCGAATTATATGTATGGTTGCTGAACAGCTATACTGACTAAGTGTAGCGTAATCTACTCGTGTATATTATGACCATTATCGAATTGTTAATCACGCATAAACAACTGACTTTGGAAGACTTCTGGGTATCGACCTGAGCTTGTGCTTGACTCAAAGTCAACAACACCCTTATAAGCCATAAATTTGGTTCAATGAGAAGCCGGTCTTCCTTCGTTGGTGGCACGGACGAAGTATTGGTGTAAAACCGGCCTTGTCGTGGTCATTTGGCCTCACCTTTTACGTTACGTGATTGAGACAAATGAAGTTTGATGCATCGCTTGCATATCTTTCAAGGATAAAGTGAATACAACCCATCATCGACGCCAATAGCTTGATTGGGATAGATCGAGTATAACCCACCTGGAAATTAAACCATTCACAGTGCGTTTCTCACCTGATAAGATGGCTGATGACATCCAATTTCTGCCTCCTATGATCTTTCAAAAGAACAATCGGTTCTTTATTCGGTTTCAAGTTTGCCTTCGGATTCACATCCAACAGGCATTTGTGAATTCCAGGAAAAGAGAAcagaatttttatctaataaCATTAATAGGTGGAACGAGAATGGAGCATGATTTCATGATTACAGGGTGAGAATCAATTCAAGTTATCATGACACCTGCTTCACAACCATTCCCTCTTTAGAGTTTGTATATGGTGGTAATATATATAaggataaaaaaaaggagaaaagtctCCATTCTtgcaaatattataattgatttcttaattttatcTGACATGCCAGTTCAAACAGGAGAAAGATTAATGCCATGACTATCACATCTCCAAAACATCAATGGACTTTGACTTCCAAGTCTTTGCACTAAATCCTACGGTAGAATATTTTGTGATGTTAACTTGCATTATCTGTTATCTGTCCTCCCTTGGAAACAATTTCTTGTGCTTGTGGAAATTTCAAGTAGGACGCAAAACATGCATTTTGACTTAAAAACTTGACTTGAGCCCTAAGATAGATAGAACTTACCAATATTTATTAGTAATTTGCAAGCACAACGCCTTGGATAATTTAGGAAAAAACTTTAAATCAGTCAAGCCATCAGTGGAGTAATATATAATGATTGTAATATAAAAACTTATGTTATTTATTTGATGGACCAATATTGATAGCAGGACTAATCCTAAACTACTcatttcttaatttattttagatataaaattacTTTCCAAAAAATCCCACGAGTAATAAAAATTAGGATTTAACTCGTATACTTATAGCCAATGATCATTTCAACATACAAATCTAATGGTGCAATTACGTATATTTGAAGTTATTGTTGGATTGGcaagtaatatttttttcttttaaagtgtatatatatatatatatatatatattcaatgatAAATGTGGATTTTTATATATTCTATACTTTTCATATTCTCTTTTATTAGTCTACGCTTGTAGTCCATATATGAGTGAGACATAATGTTTGGATTTTTCATTAGATTATTATTCTCTCCTTCTGGTTCAAAGTAGAATTATTAACTTCCAAATAACTCTCTCACACCTATCTATCACTAAAAGAAGTGACTCGATACGAAGACGAGCCATTTTATAGCACTAGAGTGCAGCAtttgtttaaatttttttaatctacCTAAGCTAATATCTGCCTCTTATAAATTAATCCTCGATCTTTCATCATGTCCGTTTGTCACGAATCCAAGATAACTAACCTATTAACTTCTTTATATCTTAAGCATATTTAGCAGTAATATATCTAGCACACATAATTTTTTACACCTTCTTGTTAGCTGATACTATCTTTGTATTTAAGTTTATATTAATTTAGATTCAAAGGTTTGAGAAATCTAACTTCACTTATCTTCGTGCAAACACTATATATGAGTTAATCTCAATACTAcggtgaaaaataaaataatgaatgaACAACCCATTATTACTATAAATGGATTGCTAGTTATAGTTATATATACGGGTGCTAAACAGTTAAACCGTGAAAAACGCGCATGATGAAAATCATCAAGTTAGAAACTAAGGGAGTGCTGACGTACTCAATTGAGAATAATAGTGTCAAATATTTACAACAATAACTACAGACCGACAGAAAGAAAATTATGGTTGGCTCCTCTTAACTGACCATTATTTTACACGATGAGGATAATCACAGACTTTTGAAATAATTCGTTTGACATagaaaatgatatattaaaatggATCCACTTCGCCTTTTCTTGGCATCCTCGTGAActtaaaataaaaggaaagagcACGATTCCAATTGATATTAACGTAATATTCAACAACACGTATCATAGAAAGTCAACAAAGCAGTCAGTTTAAGTCGTCAATGCAGCACTACGAGGCTATCTAGCGTGAACATCACGTTCACGCTGCAGAAGGTGTGCTCCTTGTGAGTCAACCCCTTTGCATTTGTTCCACAAGTGGCCTTGTCCTGCTGCTTGCCTTACATCATCATGTTGGCAAATCAATCACCGTGGGTCACCTTATGCGAAATGAGAATAAAAAGACCAATGGACTGACTTCCACCAAGTCCTCGCATCGCTCCCTGATGTGGCACGCATTGATAAAACAGACGTATAATGTGCATATGATGTAGTACGTACAAAGGCTATACCGAACGAAAAtagttaaaaattaattaaaaatatgagAAACTGAAATCAATGAAGAACCGAAACCGACGATTCCAGTTCTTGGTTTTGAGAAACTGAAATCAATGAAGAACCGTATATATAATTACAAATATGATCATGCACAGACCATATATCTTAATAGTCTACGCTTGTAGTCATCTAAAGCATCAATATTCAAGTGAGATATTATATTTGGCCTATTAACTCAAGGTACTTAAGCATAATTTagcagtaatatatatatatatatatatatatatatatatatatatataacataattttTTACACCTTTTTGTTAGGTAATACTATCTTTGTATTCAAGTTTATATTAATTCAGATTCAAAGGTTTAGAAATCTAACTGTACTTACCTTCATacgaataattatatatatgagtTAATCTTAATGCTAcagtgaaaaataataataaatgaaaGACCCATGATTATTGCAAATGGATCCGGTTATAGTTATATGTATGGGTGTTGAACGGCTAAATCGTGTCACATATTTTACGCATGATATATAAAAATGAAACGTCCAAATCATATGTTGAAGATCATTAAAATTAGAAACTAACGGAGTGCTGAAGTACTTAATACTAGTGTCAAATGTTTAAAACAATAACTACAAAGGTTAGAGAGAAAAGAAATTATGGTTGGCTCCTCTTAACTTACCATCATTTTCCACAATGAGGATAATGACTCTGTACACTTCACCTTTTATTGACAACctcaaagaaaaggaaagcaaatgaTTTTAAATTGATATTTCAACAACTCGTCTCTTAGAAAGTCAACAAGGCAATCAGTTTAAGCCGCCTCATTAGATAATTAGTGGTCAATGCAGCAGCGCGAGTCTATCTAACGTGAACAACATGTTCACGCAACAGAAGGTGTGGCCCTAGTGAATCCACCCCTTTGCAGAAGGTGTGGCCGATTTCAATAGAATACAGATTAACCTACCAAATTTCTGTCCCAAAAATGTTCTCATTCTATGTGGCTCTCACATGATCTTTGAAATGTATTTGGGATGAAAATTTCAAACACAACATTACCCAAAATAGCATTACATTATATCATTAAACCCAAAGATGATACACTGCAACATTATATAGGCATACGTGGAGATCAAATGGTCCACAAAACATCAATATTCATCGAATACAGACTCACCTTGGATAATTGTGTGACCACAAGAGTTCCATCTCCAAGCtataatttgagaaagaattACAACCTTATTTAGAATTGATTTATCTCACTCTTCTTCttaatttttgattttttatgGCAACTACACCTTGATCCGGTATAATTCCTTTTGAACTGCTCCATGTCCTCCACCATCGAGTATTCGATTCTCATAAAAAATTGTTAATTGATTTCTATCttctaaagaaaatatttttgttgTTCTGCATGCAATATTTTCAATGGATTAGATTAACTATTGTAGTGGTAATCCATAATTTTGACGGACGTACTTTACccttattttcttttgatttcttttcttccatttctttcttagAACCACAAAAACCTATACATAACAGTAGCAGCCCCGTGCCATTCCTTGCACCGATGATAACACCTGCGCAGTACCAATCAAGTTTTAGCTTCATATAACTTCCCGTTTGTGTTTCATAGCTTTGTCAATGACGTTTAGTTTCTTTTCtatttcttttgctttttttccATTTCAATTGCTCAATCATGCAGTTTCACGTGCCTAACAAAAGAGTTTACATGCGCACGCAATTGTAGCTGCCGTTCGTATTAGCACAAATCCTATGCCAAACATATTTCTCAAGAAAGCTGCATTCATTGATGTCTAACAGACCATCAAAAGATTAAAAGTTATGTCTAACATCGGGATTTAACTTTTGAATCCAATTTTTAGGGAAGCTACTATTCATAACCTCCTCTTTGAATTGACAATCTCCTTACTATGGgcaatcatttaaaaaataataaaatattattttattattaaccaTCCTTgtattatcattttattttatttttatttttttcttctcacaATCACTTATTTCATCATCGCAATCAACATTACTTATTGCTACCACTTGCCGACGACTCTACTCGATCTCAATATCATTTTTttaaggagaagaaagaagatgatatttatatctatttgtgagataattttaaaatattaaaaaatttaaaataaaattataaataataaaaaatgagttACAAATAGTAATATCCTCTTTTAAAAAGAAGATTA of the Musa acuminata AAA Group cultivar baxijiao chromosome BXJ3-2, Cavendish_Baxijiao_AAA, whole genome shotgun sequence genome contains:
- the LOC135631444 gene encoding wall-associated receptor kinase 1-like, whose amino-acid sequence is MWWVELLLLLLTLSSMGLTIVESASTKEPFTVPSNCTKRCGNVSIEYPFGIGNGCYRPGLNLTCTNNTNQPPRLFLGDGKLEITRIVLDNGTVSVMTPIITMDVDEEFINVTLIDLQNWPYSLKSLDMQNSYARYTYNLLYVSGCSVIADLVDPTTNRTIDTCTTRCTSNDNSQCTLDLYDWNSTSLEVRLTRLNQSDLHFLNASSIKVFVYNDYNATTDDLQGIMKGSSSEVETVLSWYIKDYPTCEEAKKNMKTYACISPNSDCYDVINYYNDTDYNFGYFCRCSFNHEGNPYLSNGCQETNFTLHPVKGCPTKCGSVDIPFPFGLKERCYRDQLFALTCNHTSIPSTLLFRKYFIVHDISLEKGQLEVEYKYNEADSYTYATTPFTFVDEQPIVSWVIENQLCKDVQSNRTMFACVDEHSSCVDINTTTRDGQNILGYRCNCSKGYEGNPYLPNGCTDIDECKFPDKYACNGVCKNTIGSYNCTCPRGTTGDPKRACIPDKKQTVLLGVIIGVSNGVGLLLLSTSLIILRRKWKKRKQKRIREKYFRQNHGLLLQQLISSREDVAERTKIFPLEEIEKATNNFDETRVLGRGGHGTVYKGILSDQRVVAIKKSKIVKKSEIDQFVNEVAILSQINHRNVVKLFGCCLETEVPLLIYEFISNGALSDHLHTSEGSSALSWEARLRIAAETAGALAYLHSAASISILHRDVKSSNILLDDHFIAKVSDFGASRFIPLDQTHIVTGIQGTFGYLDPEYYQTSQLTEKSDVYSFGVILLELLTGKKPIFSIEHENKQNLSMYFLQTLKDKRYFDLVEDRVMKEGTKQELVEVIQLVAMCLKFKGSERPTMKEIEYKLQSLRRIRKNGGCYITKGNEETEYMLSDSSYTFSDSVDQAIEGTSRNYSLEKEFMWSYYNPR